The Streptomyces sp. RKAG293 genome includes a region encoding these proteins:
- a CDS encoding L-rhamnose mutarotase: MRVALHTKVREDRIEEYEAAHRQVPEELVTAIRAAGATSWTIWRSGTDLFHVLEVGDYAAMIAELAKLPVNVAWQARMGELTEIAHDYSAGGSDASLPVVWEL, from the coding sequence ATGAGAGTCGCGCTGCACACGAAGGTCCGCGAGGACCGGATCGAGGAGTACGAGGCCGCGCACCGGCAGGTGCCGGAGGAACTGGTCACCGCGATCCGCGCGGCCGGTGCCACCTCCTGGACGATCTGGCGCAGCGGCACCGACCTCTTCCATGTCCTGGAGGTCGGGGACTACGCGGCGATGATCGCCGAACTGGCCAAACTCCCGGTCAACGTCGCCTGGCAGGCCCGGATGGGCGAGCTGACGGAGATCGCGCACGACTACTCGGCGGGCGGCTCCGACGCGTCGCTGCCCGTCGTGTGGGAGCTGTGA
- a CDS encoding amidohydrolase, with protein MRIVDSHHHLWDLAVRDQDWITGDALAPLRRNFVLADLEPEARAAGVEATVVVQTVTVPGETPELLALANGDNLVAGVVGWADLTHPGIADTLAALRVLPGGDRLVGIRHQVQSEPDPRWLLRQDVLHGLAAVAAAELVYELVVLPHQLPAAYTAAELRPELTFVLDHLGKPPIASGELRPWADAVRQLATLPNTVCKLSGMITEADWGTWTTAGLAPYADTVLDAFGPDRLMFGSDWPVCRLAGSYAQVVDTARELTGTLGPAEREAVFSGTATRVYGL; from the coding sequence ATGCGCATCGTCGACTCCCATCACCACCTGTGGGACCTGGCGGTCCGCGATCAGGACTGGATCACGGGTGACGCGCTGGCCCCGCTGCGCCGGAACTTCGTCCTGGCGGACCTGGAGCCCGAGGCCCGTGCCGCTGGAGTCGAAGCGACGGTCGTGGTCCAGACGGTCACGGTCCCGGGGGAGACGCCGGAGCTGCTGGCGCTCGCGAACGGCGACAACCTGGTCGCCGGGGTGGTGGGCTGGGCCGACCTGACCCACCCGGGCATCGCCGACACCCTCGCCGCTCTGCGGGTCCTGCCGGGAGGCGACCGCCTCGTCGGCATCCGGCACCAGGTGCAGAGCGAGCCGGATCCACGGTGGCTGCTGCGCCAGGACGTCCTGCACGGGCTGGCGGCCGTCGCCGCCGCGGAACTCGTCTACGAGCTGGTGGTCCTCCCGCACCAGCTGCCCGCCGCGTACACGGCCGCCGAGCTGCGGCCCGAGCTCACCTTCGTCCTCGACCATCTCGGCAAACCGCCGATCGCGAGCGGTGAACTGCGCCCCTGGGCCGATGCCGTGCGGCAGCTGGCCACCCTGCCCAACACCGTCTGCAAGCTCTCCGGCATGATCACCGAGGCGGACTGGGGCACCTGGACGACCGCCGGTCTCGCACCGTACGCGGACACGGTGCTCGACGCGTTCGGTCCGGACCGGCTGATGTTCGGGTCGGACTGGCCGGTGTGCCGGCTGGCGGGCTCGTACGCCCAGGTCGTCGACACCGCACGGGAGCTGACCGGCACCCTCGGCCCGGCCGAGCGCGAGGCGGTCTTCTCCGGGACCGCCACCCGCGTCTACGGCCTGTGA
- a CDS encoding ABATE domain-containing protein yields the protein MDTSDPQPGAPLLGEPLPVELMNTVWADRDGLHDALADTDDLARWLRAVAPRFEPALALDERAAASGPSPLAPLVDRYQRLRDALRRMAAVVTEDPRPAAAAAAPDLAAAVEAVNRACAYAPEWSRLVWPEGGTPSLTTAGAPAHGTAAAAALSRIGEQAVQLFAGPDREALRACRAPGCVLYFVRAHPRREWCSANCGNRARVARHYQRHHTDLPG from the coding sequence ATGGACACCTCGGATCCGCAGCCCGGCGCGCCGCTGCTCGGTGAGCCGCTGCCGGTCGAGCTGATGAACACCGTCTGGGCCGACCGGGACGGTCTCCATGACGCGCTGGCCGACACCGACGACCTGGCGCGATGGCTGCGAGCCGTGGCCCCGCGCTTCGAGCCCGCGCTCGCCCTGGACGAGCGGGCCGCGGCTTCCGGGCCGTCGCCGCTGGCGCCGCTCGTGGACCGCTATCAGCGGCTGCGCGACGCGCTGCGCAGGATGGCGGCCGTCGTCACCGAGGACCCACGCCCGGCGGCGGCCGCCGCGGCCCCCGATCTCGCGGCGGCGGTGGAGGCGGTCAACCGGGCCTGCGCCTACGCGCCCGAGTGGTCGCGGCTGGTGTGGCCGGAAGGGGGAACGCCGTCCCTCACCACAGCCGGTGCACCGGCACATGGCACCGCGGCGGCGGCAGCTCTGTCACGGATCGGGGAACAGGCCGTCCAGCTGTTCGCCGGACCGGACCGGGAAGCACTGCGGGCCTGCCGGGCTCCCGGCTGCGTGCTGTATTTCGTACGGGCCCACCCCCGCCGGGAATGGTGCTCGGCGAACTGCGGCAACCGCGCCCGCGTCGCGCGCCATTACCAACGACACCACACCGATCTCCCCGGGTGA
- a CDS encoding beta-propeller fold lactonase family protein, whose product MYTFVRARDSHPGRRQRFTALAASAALGLTGLTALAAPAHAIPAGATTAYVANASDNTVSAVDTATNTVIATIPVGFGPQGVAAAPDGAHVYIPNVGSNNVSVIDTATDSVVATTPVGSSPTAVAVSPDGGHVYAANLSSNSVSVIDTATNTVTATVAVGTGPDAVAITPDGAHAYVTNSGSGGSVSVIDTATDTVTASIAAGAFPIAVAITPDGAHAYVAALGDSALAVIDTATNTVTSTLPTAAAPFAVAISADGAHAYIANANANSVSVLTTATNTFTGDIPVGSGPQSLAVTPDSAHVYVANLGSNTVSVIDTATAAVTTTTAVGRNPIGVAIGTTVAPVPPPVVTGVSPDTGPPAGGTSVTITGTALSDATAVTFGAGHNATAVTCSPTSCTAVAPAGTVGTVDVRVTTAAGTSAVGAADHFTYAAADVSVALAASPAPGLLGGKINYTLTVTNHGPSTLTSAAVTAALPTPMTATSSDCGVSAGHINCTVGTLASGAATTRHFTVPVGLLSLNLPYSVTATRTASAPVDLNSADNSATRTCTVITSLIISCS is encoded by the coding sequence ATGTACACGTTTGTCCGCGCCAGAGATTCGCATCCCGGCAGGCGCCAGAGGTTCACCGCACTGGCCGCGTCGGCCGCCCTGGGCCTCACCGGCCTCACGGCGCTCGCCGCCCCAGCCCACGCGATCCCGGCGGGTGCCACGACCGCCTACGTCGCCAACGCCAGTGACAACACGGTGTCGGCGGTCGACACCGCCACCAACACCGTCATCGCCACCATTCCCGTCGGGTTCGGCCCCCAGGGCGTGGCGGCGGCACCGGACGGTGCGCATGTCTACATACCCAACGTCGGTTCCAACAACGTGTCGGTCATCGACACCGCCACCGACTCCGTCGTCGCCACCACGCCTGTGGGCTCGAGCCCGACCGCGGTGGCGGTCTCACCCGACGGCGGCCATGTGTACGCCGCCAACCTGAGTTCCAACTCGGTGTCCGTCATCGACACCGCCACCAACACCGTCACCGCCACGGTCGCCGTCGGCACCGGCCCTGACGCGGTGGCGATCACCCCGGACGGCGCCCACGCCTACGTCACCAACAGCGGTTCCGGCGGCAGTGTGTCCGTCATCGACACCGCGACCGACACCGTCACCGCGTCCATCGCGGCCGGCGCCTTCCCGATCGCCGTGGCCATCACCCCGGACGGCGCCCACGCCTACGTCGCCGCCCTCGGTGACAGTGCGCTGGCGGTGATCGACACGGCGACCAACACCGTCACCAGCACCCTCCCCACCGCCGCCGCACCGTTCGCGGTGGCGATCTCAGCGGACGGCGCGCACGCCTACATAGCCAACGCCAACGCCAACTCCGTGTCGGTTCTGACCACCGCGACCAACACCTTCACGGGTGACATCCCCGTCGGCTCCGGCCCGCAGTCGCTGGCGGTCACCCCGGACAGCGCCCACGTGTACGTCGCCAACCTCGGCTCCAACACCGTCTCCGTCATCGACACCGCGACCGCCGCGGTCACCACCACCACCGCGGTCGGCCGCAACCCGATCGGCGTGGCGATCGGTACGACCGTCGCGCCCGTTCCCCCGCCCGTCGTGACCGGGGTCAGCCCCGACACGGGCCCGCCCGCGGGCGGCACCAGCGTCACCATCACCGGCACGGCCCTCTCCGACGCCACCGCGGTCACCTTCGGCGCCGGGCACAACGCCACCGCCGTCACCTGCTCGCCGACCTCCTGCACCGCGGTCGCTCCGGCCGGCACGGTCGGCACGGTGGATGTACGGGTGACCACCGCGGCCGGCACGAGTGCCGTCGGTGCCGCGGACCACTTCACCTACGCCGCCGCCGATGTGAGTGTGGCCCTGGCGGCCAGCCCGGCGCCGGGACTGCTCGGCGGGAAGATCAACTACACGCTGACCGTCACCAATCACGGTCCCTCCACACTGACCTCCGCCGCCGTCACCGCGGCTCTGCCCACTCCGATGACCGCCACCTCCAGTGACTGCGGTGTCAGCGCGGGCCACATCAACTGCACCGTGGGAACGCTGGCCTCCGGCGCCGCCACCACGCGCCACTTCACCGTCCCCGTCGGCCTGTTGTCGCTCAACCTGCCCTACAGCGTCACCGCGACCCGCACCGCCAGTGCGCCGGTCGACCTGAACTCCGCCGACAACAGCGCCACCCGCACCTGCACCGTCATCACCTCGCTGATCATCAGCTGCTCCTGA
- a CDS encoding O-acetyl-ADP-ribose deacetylase → MITITFALGDITGQHVDAIVNAANSSLLGGGGVDGAIHRKGGPEILAECRALRASHYGKGLATGRAVATTAGRLPARWVIHTVGPVWSPDADRSDLLASCYRESLRVADELGARTVAFPAISTGVYGWPMDDGARIALATVGAAETAVTEARFVLFDQGAYDVFTSQA, encoded by the coding sequence ATGATCACCATCACCTTCGCCCTCGGCGACATCACCGGGCAACACGTCGACGCGATCGTCAACGCCGCCAACTCCTCGCTGCTGGGCGGCGGGGGAGTGGACGGGGCGATCCACCGCAAGGGCGGGCCCGAGATCCTGGCGGAGTGCCGTGCGCTGCGGGCGTCCCACTACGGGAAGGGGCTGGCGACCGGCCGGGCCGTGGCCACCACCGCCGGACGGCTGCCCGCACGCTGGGTGATCCACACCGTCGGCCCGGTCTGGTCGCCGGACGCGGACCGTTCCGACCTGCTGGCGTCCTGCTACCGGGAGTCGCTGCGGGTGGCCGACGAGTTGGGAGCACGCACGGTGGCCTTCCCGGCGATCTCCACCGGGGTCTACGGGTGGCCCATGGACGACGGGGCGCGGATCGCGCTGGCGACGGTCGGAGCGGCGGAGACGGCGGTGACCGAGGCCAGGTTCGTGCTGTTCGACCAGGGCGCGTACGACGTCTTCACCTCGCAGGCCTGA
- a CDS encoding SRPBCC family protein — protein MWEYESSIETGATPQAVWRLWADVENWGAWNAEIEKIEISGPFAPGARITMTPPGDDPVLLVVAEAVEDEMFVDEARFGDLLLRTTHRIERLGQDRIRVVYRMEISGAGSDAAGPQIGPGITADWPDTLASLAALASRG, from the coding sequence ATGTGGGAATACGAGAGCAGCATCGAGACCGGCGCCACCCCCCAGGCGGTCTGGCGGCTCTGGGCGGACGTCGAGAACTGGGGCGCCTGGAACGCCGAGATCGAGAAGATCGAGATCAGCGGCCCGTTCGCACCCGGCGCGCGGATCACCATGACGCCGCCCGGGGACGACCCGGTACTGCTGGTCGTCGCCGAGGCGGTCGAGGACGAGATGTTCGTCGACGAGGCCCGGTTCGGCGATCTGTTGCTGCGGACAACACACCGGATCGAGCGGCTCGGCCAGGACCGGATCCGTGTGGTGTACCGGATGGAGATCAGCGGCGCCGGCTCCGACGCGGCGGGACCGCAGATCGGCCCGGGCATCACCGCCGACTGGCCCGACACGCTGGCGTCGCTGGCCGCCCTGGCCTCGCGGGGCTGA
- a CDS encoding GNAT family N-acetyltransferase produces the protein MIEGNLVRLRALHAEDLDHHVRWRNDPEVVHWATGGNPRFGPVTRAAVERGFDTMLGLDPADSRVFTVEDLVDARPIGMADYRDLDPFAGRATVGITIGERDCWGRGHGTEALRLLVRHLFGTCRLHRVELDTWSGNERAVRAFAKAGFREEGRRREAVLVAGEWYDNVLFGMLRAEWRESAGAPSDRPERDADPIA, from the coding sequence ATGATCGAGGGAAACCTGGTGAGACTCCGCGCGTTGCACGCGGAGGACCTGGACCATCACGTCCGCTGGCGCAACGACCCCGAGGTGGTGCACTGGGCCACCGGCGGCAATCCGCGCTTCGGCCCCGTCACCCGGGCCGCCGTCGAGCGCGGTTTCGACACGATGCTGGGTCTCGACCCCGCCGACTCACGGGTCTTCACCGTGGAGGACCTGGTCGACGCCAGGCCGATCGGCATGGCCGACTACCGCGACCTCGACCCCTTCGCGGGACGGGCCACGGTCGGCATCACCATCGGTGAACGGGACTGCTGGGGCCGGGGACATGGGACCGAAGCGCTGCGCCTGCTCGTGCGGCATCTCTTCGGCACCTGCCGGCTGCACCGGGTCGAACTCGACACCTGGAGCGGCAACGAGCGGGCCGTCCGCGCCTTCGCGAAGGCCGGGTTCCGGGAGGAGGGCCGGCGAAGGGAAGCCGTGCTGGTGGCGGGGGAGTGGTACGACAACGTGCTGTTCGGGATGCTGCGCGCGGAGTGGCGGGAATCGGCCGGCGCTCCGAGCGACCGCCCGGAAAGGGATGCCGATCCGATCGCGTGA
- a CDS encoding PCC domain-containing protein, whose amino-acid sequence MHVFEVRSGELMESIADQAASAGIADGAIVSLIGAVDAFTVSTMSGTDATKDERTYYTCPAELGGTGEIRNGDVHIHAVLAVAGDKAVAGHLLHARVETHFVRAYVLPALPA is encoded by the coding sequence ATGCACGTATTCGAGGTACGCAGCGGCGAGCTGATGGAGTCGATAGCGGACCAGGCGGCATCCGCGGGCATCGCGGACGGGGCCATCGTGTCCCTGATCGGCGCGGTGGACGCTTTTACCGTCTCGACGATGTCCGGGACCGACGCCACGAAGGATGAGCGCACGTACTACACCTGTCCCGCCGAACTGGGCGGAACGGGGGAGATCCGGAACGGCGACGTTCACATTCACGCCGTTCTGGCGGTAGCAGGCGATAAGGCCGTCGCTGGGCATCTGCTCCATGCTCGGGTGGAAACGCACTTTGTGCGGGCCTACGTACTCCCCGCGCTTCCCGCATAG
- a CDS encoding Lsr2 family protein, producing the protein MAQKIVTIYTDDLTGKESAEAATHTFAVDGVVYEIDLAPDSFDSLLEALNPFIAAGHKVGRNKGANGPRKLAGAGSEDTAKIRAWAKENGYDVNDRGRVPAAVREAYEKAH; encoded by the coding sequence ATGGCTCAGAAAATCGTAACCATTTACACCGACGACCTCACCGGCAAAGAGTCGGCGGAGGCGGCCACTCACACGTTCGCCGTTGATGGCGTTGTCTATGAAATCGACCTCGCCCCTGACAGCTTCGACTCTCTTCTCGAAGCGCTGAACCCCTTCATTGCGGCCGGACACAAGGTCGGCCGGAACAAGGGCGCGAACGGACCGCGCAAGCTCGCCGGCGCCGGTTCCGAGGACACCGCCAAGATCCGGGCCTGGGCCAAGGAGAACGGCTATGACGTGAACGACCGCGGGCGCGTCCCCGCGGCGGTTCGCGAGGCGTACGAAAAGGCGCACTGA
- a CDS encoding M20 family metallopeptidase — translation MTDAAHRHAGLRRSAAALQAELVALRRALHREPEIGLDLPLAQARVLAALEGLPVEITLGKQLSSVTAVLRGALPGPVVLLRGDMDALPVQESGDVPYASAVAGVMHACGHDLHTAALVGAVLLLCERRDELAGTVVFMFQPGEEGLGGARLMIEEGVLEAAGSRPVAAYALHVAASQLPNGWVATRPGPIMAAADTLTVTMHGRGGHGSSPHLALDPIPAACAAVTALQTMVTRRFDAFDPVVVSVGSFHAGTAENVIPDEAVFGATIRSFSPEARARVLEEAPLVVQGIGRAHGLTVEAVVTEGYPVTVNDPEEMAFAAETARQLLGADRYLDMPRPVAGSEDFAVVAELVPSAYLMLGACPADRDPSTAAYNHSPQAAFDDCVLGDAAALLAELALGRTVRG, via the coding sequence ATGACCGATGCAGCACACCGTCATGCCGGCCTTCGCCGGTCCGCCGCCGCGCTCCAGGCCGAGCTGGTGGCACTGCGCCGGGCGCTCCACCGGGAGCCGGAGATCGGACTGGACCTGCCGCTGGCGCAGGCCAGGGTGCTGGCCGCGCTGGAGGGACTCCCGGTGGAGATCACCCTCGGCAAGCAGCTCAGCTCCGTCACAGCCGTGCTGCGTGGAGCGCTGCCGGGACCTGTGGTGCTGCTGCGCGGGGACATGGACGCGCTGCCGGTGCAGGAGTCCGGCGACGTGCCGTACGCCTCCGCCGTGGCCGGGGTGATGCACGCCTGCGGCCATGACCTGCACACCGCGGCGCTGGTCGGCGCCGTGCTGCTGCTCTGCGAGCGGCGCGACGAGCTGGCGGGGACGGTGGTGTTCATGTTCCAGCCCGGCGAGGAGGGCCTGGGCGGCGCCCGGCTGATGATCGAGGAAGGTGTGCTGGAGGCGGCGGGGAGCAGGCCCGTCGCCGCGTACGCCCTGCATGTCGCCGCCTCGCAGCTGCCCAACGGCTGGGTCGCCACCCGGCCCGGCCCGATCATGGCGGCGGCCGACACCCTCACCGTCACGATGCACGGACGCGGCGGGCACGGCTCCAGCCCCCATCTCGCCCTGGATCCGATCCCGGCCGCCTGCGCGGCCGTCACCGCACTGCAGACCATGGTGACCCGCCGTTTCGACGCCTTCGATCCGGTCGTGGTCAGCGTCGGCAGTTTCCACGCCGGTACCGCGGAGAACGTCATCCCCGACGAGGCGGTCTTCGGTGCCACCATCCGCTCCTTCTCACCGGAGGCGCGGGCCCGCGTCCTGGAGGAGGCGCCCCTGGTCGTGCAGGGAATCGGCCGGGCACACGGGCTGACGGTGGAGGCGGTCGTCACCGAGGGCTATCCGGTCACCGTCAACGACCCCGAGGAGATGGCCTTCGCGGCCGAGACGGCCCGCCAACTCCTGGGAGCGGACCGCTACCTCGACATGCCACGCCCGGTCGCCGGCTCCGAGGACTTCGCCGTCGTCGCCGAACTCGTCCCCTCGGCCTATCTGATGCTCGGCGCCTGCCCCGCCGACCGCGACCCGTCCACCGCCGCGTACAACCACTCCCCGCAGGCCGCCTTCGACGACTGCGTCCTGGGCGACGCGGCGGCACTCCTCGCGGAACTCGCGCTGGGCCGGACCGTCAGAGGCTGA